ATCAGAGAGGGAGCTGTCACTATCAGACTCCATGTTTGGTGCGACGTTGTTATTCTTGTTGGGTAGGAAGAAGTCCAAGCCGGAGGTGGAAGTCGGTGCATGCACGAAGTTCGAAGTCGAGCGGTTGACGTTATGTGACTGACTAAGCGGCAGCAACGGCAGCGAATTTGAATGCAGACAAGCTAGATTTTGCTATTCACTATTTCAATTGCTATTGTACAAAGGGCCAAGGCAGCTCTGCGAGGTGTTTCAGGCCAGGTGACGTGAGGTGAGGTCCAGATCAATGCTCTGGGTGCTCTTCGATGTGTCGTGCGCTGTTTGGCCGTCGCAGCATGATCTGCACGATGCTGGACTGCCTGGAGCGAGTTCGTCACTGTGTTTGAAGTGCTTCCAAGCTTATTCGTCGCCATGGTCGTCCCGGCAAGGCAGTCTAGCCATCAATGCCGGTACATGAGGCATTGGCAGCATCCGTCGTGCGCTCATGCGTCAAGACTGCTAGACAATAGAACAAGACTATCACGGTGCCTCGCTGAACGTCAATGATACCAGCTCTGCTGCCCTCAATACCTCTGGAGTACCTTTTGGGCTGAAGAGTACCCACGCATTGACGTCGCCAACCCCGAGACCCCAAAGGTCTGAATACCGCAGAGGTGCGTTCGTACTTAGATCCGATCCGCTTAATGAGGGTTGTGGTCTTTCTGAGCCACGATTTCATCTACACTTCGCGCACAATCGTACTCCATGGTAGCATCCGAGTAAATATTGTCGCTGAGCACCATGGTTCCCATTGCACGGGTTCTCATGCTGTGTCCGTGACCACAGGGGCATGAGCAAGAGCCCATCAATGCGTTGGAGGTATCTTTTGATGCTTGGTCGAGTATCGGCCAGCAGTGGGCGTTTCTTCGCATGAATTCCAGTGATCGTCTTTGCGCCCGAGGTGGCCCAGAAATTCGAAAGCATGGAATTTGAGCATGAACTACCGCTCGCAGATATGAAGCATTTTGCGAAACAGCCTTCCCAGCCTTTCAGATCCATGCGGCACCCGTAACATACATATCTTGAGTCTTTCTGAAGAAGATACTGAGATTTCACTTACCAGCCGTGCTATATGGCGCAGTGGACTTGGCAGCGCGACAAGAGGGGTATCGAAAGAATCGCAGGATCATACTAAGATGTAATCCGATGGTATGCAGCAAATGCGATGTGGTAGATGTTGTTATGCAGGCTGTTGAAGAACGAGGTGCAGTTTTGCGCAAGGAGGAGCAGTTCGACTTGCGCCAACACGTGACTCGCGCGCTAAGCTGTTTACAGCCCCGCCAAGACTCGCACCTTCCAAGATCGATTTCCTCCTCTCGAACTTCATGTTGGATCTTTCAAGACTGCTTGTCAATAACACCACCCAGCCTACAAGATGGTATGCGACACACACACACTGATGCGAATGTATCCGGGGCAGTCAACTGACGGTATTAGGGTCGTGTCATCCGCAACCAGAGGAAGGGCCGTGGCTCTATCTTCACAGCCAACACCCGTACGCTTCAAGCACCAAAATCCTCGAGCCATTGATGGGATACTAACTGCGCATTCAAGGCCTCAACAAGACCCCCGCCAAGTTCAGGACATACGATTACGCCGAGCGACATGGTTACATCCGCGGTGTCGTGAAGGACATTGTCCACGATGCCGGCCGTGGCGCACCACTCGCAAAGGTCGTTTTTCGTGACCCATACCGATACAAGCTCCACACCGAGACCTTCATCGCCAACGAGGGCATGTACACCGGCCAGTTCATCTACGCCGGCAAGAACGCATCGCTCACCATCGGCAACGTCCTCCCACTCGGCTCCGTTCCAGAAGGTACTGTGGTCAGCAACGTGGAGGAGAAGATTGGTGACAGAGGTGCTCTTGGACGTACCAGCGGCAATTATGTCACAGTCATCGGCCACAACCCAGACGAGGGCAAGACCCGTGTCAAGCTCCCATCTGGCGCCAAGAAGGTTGTCAAGAGCTCCGTCCGTGGTATGATTGGTATCGTCGCTGGTGGAGGTCGTACCGACAAGCCTCTCATGAAGGCGTCGCGCGCCAAGCACAAGTTCGCTGTCAAGCGTAACTCGTGGCCAAAGACTCGTGGTGTTGCCATGAACCCAGTCGACCATGTAAGATGCCGAAGATTTTCAGAGAATGTCGGGCAGAACGCTAACATATTTTCTAGCCTCACGGTGGTGGTAACCACCAGCATATTGGTAAGGCCTCGACCATCTCCCGCTACGCCGCACAAGGTCAAAAGGCCGGTCTCATCGCTGCCCGGAGAACGGGTCTGCTACGTGGTACCCAGAAGACCAAGGACTAAATGCATCTTTGGGCATTACGGTGTTGTTGGGGTCTTCAGGGTTTCGCAGCGTGGTCATGGCAGCTGCTTCATGGGCCATAGCAGGTCTGTACGAAAGACAGATAGCTACACGTTCTGCAGGGTTCCTCAGAGAGAAAGCCAAGACGAATTCATGTGCCATACACGCTACGCAGTTTCAAGCATCTCGAAGATCGCAGAGCAGGATGGGATTTCCAGCAGTTGCGTAGGGTATGCAATACGAGCCTTTGACCCATTATGTATCCTTGTCATTTGTGATGCACACTGAGTCCAACTGAAGCTGAGAACCTCAAGACGCCTAATCAACAGTAATGACTGCTCTCTACGACGACGAAAGCAATCTACAAGGCTCGATAGAAGCCTATGCCATTCGCAAGACGTTGCTCTTCGGGGTTGCGAGGCTGCGATACTCCGTTAGAACTTCGAACGCTGAAGGCCGTTTCAAAACGTTTGCTCATCTTCTGTTGGACCTACTGTGATGTTCTGTGACGTGAGGTGCTTACCTTTTTCCTGCTCGGCGTGCTCTGCTGCATTATCCCACATTCCCGCCCCTGTCACGCATCGGTGCAACCACCGTATCAAGCACGGTGGCTTAGATGGCGTCTCTGGTGGTGCATATGAAAACGAGCGCGGGAGAGGCGAACCAGTAGAGCGCTCCATCATTCAACCGAGATCAATTTGCAGGCAGACCCTCGAGCCGCTCCCCACCAGAAGTTCAACGACGCTCGTTCCAAGTTGAAACATCCATACAATTCCATTCTGTCTGAGACTACGTGTCCCAGTGACGTTTCTGCTACTTCACAGTCGTTTCTGCCAGCTCCTTCTCCCTTCTCTTCTTTGCTGACGCGGCCGAGTCCATTCCTCGACTACGGCCAACTAGAACGTACACGAATTGCCAGCCTCAGATTCGCAGAGCACTTCACCGTCAGATCGTCTGAGAGTTTCCGTCTACCTCCGCTCCTGCCTTTTTATCCTTGCAGCACTCACCCGACACAAATCAGGGACGACACCGCAAACAGGCTATCCGATCCTGACCTTTGCCTGCCACGAGTTCGAGCTGCCCGCAACCCAAGTCGCAGAGGATCACCCAATTATTGACTTAGCACAAATTCTTCAGGCACTGCAAGCAAGAGTGACATCGCCAACATGAACATCAACAAGAAGTTCGATCGCATGAAGCAATGGGGCAAGGAGCGTATGGGAGGCGAGGTCAAGACGGATACCACGGATGACTTCAAATCGCTAGAGATGGAGATGGATCTGCGGCACAATGGTATGCAATATGCAGGCTGTAGCCACATACACCTACTTACAAGTCTGCCCAGGAATGGAGAAGCTCAAGAAGTCCGCCGATATCTACGTCCAGCACACCGCGAAGCGCGAGAAGTACCAAGACAAGGAACAGCAACTGCCCATAGGCTATTTTGGCTCAACAATGGTCGCTCACGGGGACGACTTCGAACCAGACTCCGAGTTCGGCCAGTGCCTCTCTTCCTTGGGACGAGCCAACGAGCGTATTGCCCGCATGCAGGAGACGTACTGTGCCAATGCTACCAGCAGCTGGCTGGAATCGCTGGAACGATCTCTAGTACAGATGAAAGAGTTTCAAAGAGCACGGAAGCAGTTGGATAGCAGGAGATTGGCCTATGACACAGCTTCGGTTAAGATGCAGAAGAGCAAGAAGGAAGACTTCAGGATGGAGGAGGAGCTCAGGAACCAAAAGATGAAGTACGAGGAGAGTAGTGAGGACGTCTACAGAAGGATGATCGACATCAAGGAGGCTGAGGTCGAGTCTGTGCAGGACTTGACGAGCTTCCTGGAAGCGGAGTTGACCTACTACGATCGATGCCGAGAGGTTCTGATGCAGCTGAAGCGAGACTGGCCAGCGTGAGTTTATCAATGAACTGCACAAGACCTCATGACTGACATCCTGACAGACAAGCCATGGTCGGTGGCATCAGCAGAGCTAGCACAGCATCGCCGGTGAACGGCGGTGCTCCGAGACGCAACACTACCCGCTCCCGCGCAAGCTCCATCAACGACCGCTTTGGCAGAATCGAAGAAGACGAGCCTCTTGAACCTCCTCGCAGAATTGGTTCCAGGGTCCCCTCAGCAGCCAGCTCACCACGCAAAGAACTTCCCGGCTTCGATCTCCCCGTCCGACCAAACCAGAACACACGCAGCACCTCCACTCCCGGATTCGAGGGTCCCACATCCCTGAACCGCGGCGAAAGCCCAGCAGGAATGCCACGATTGTCTCGAGTACCCACAGAACCGTCTCAACTCCTTGGAGCACGAAGTAACTTACGAATCACGAAATTGCGAGGCCAGGATGGAGCGCCTGATGTCTTTGGGGATGACCATAGCGATTACGGATCATCTACTTTTGATGAGCACCACAGGACTCCAAGCTGGAGCACCATGTCGCAGGATGGTGGCAGTCAGACGAAGAAAGCGCCACCTCCACCACCGCCTAGCAGGGCGAAGAAGCCGCCACCACCGCCGCCGATGAAGAGGAGTGCTCTTAGTTCGAGTGAAGTGCCTCAGTATTGACATTGATGTGGGCGTATTTGCGTGAGGAGCATGTGTGGGTAGCAGGAGTGTGAGCAGGGGATACAGGTGCATGTCATAAAGGTGCATGGCTTTTCTACTTGATAGGATCTGGGCATGGTGTACCCTCTTCTGTAGAGCAAGGAGGTCAGTGTAAGCACCTTTCTCACAAGGAGCCTTTCCCCAGACACGACGATCGTGATCTTGATGCTGCCAAAAGCCCGTTGTCCTGGCAAGCTTGCGTGTCGCGTTCAGGGATGTATTGCGAAATCGTGTGGGAGATACCAGCATAGATCCAAACTTTATGGTGGGTGTCATAGGGAGTAATCGGAGCTGGTTAGCTCACCCCAGGACGGAAGCCGAAATGCGGGTCAGCGGGATATGACTGCATCGATGAGCAAGCGCTTGTGAAACGACGGGACAATTTGGGGAGATCACGACGGAAAGCACAGAGATAGTGACATGGAAAGAGTCAAGTGATTCAGGAAAATCATTTCAGCCGTCTAGATACAGCCGATGCGCCGTTTGCGCTGAGCATTTGCTTCATCAGCCGCCGGTTCCGCCGTGGGGTCCAGCGCCGCTGTGAGCATGCCTCGTTTCGTAAGCCCAGTCATAATGCATGTCCCACCCTCCATGTTCGCCAAACGCCTTGCAGCCAAGCCATCCTTGTGAACCGCTAAATGCATCGTAGCAATGGGGGTGATGTCGAGAGTATCGCAGGTCCGTGAGAGACGGAAGTGAAGAGCCGCTTAACGGTCCTCAGCCCACTCGTTCTCGCGGCGGATCTGGTCCTCCTCTTCTGGGGTGAAGTCGTTCTGGATGTTGAAGGTCTTGCGGATCTCCTCTGGCGACTTGCCCTTGATCATGTTTGCGACGGTCTTGCAGCCGACATCGAGGAGGGCCTTAATGTCCATGTAGTTCGCGGCGAGGATGATCTCGAAGAGCATCTCTTGGTCGACCTGCATAAACTTCTGGTCCCAGTCCTCGATGTCGGTCGTCTTCTTTCGGGAGTCGGCGTCGTCGTCCTGGGATGGCGCGGGGTCGTTCTTGTGGTGGGTGCACCACTCGAGCACCTTGCGGAGGACGGCCTCGGATACCTGAAAAGTGAGTCAGTATGTGCGCGCATGTGATGTGAGCATGTGGTGATGCGACTTACGTTCATGATGGGGATTGGCTCCTCGCCTGGAGCACCAAGGTCCTCGATCATGTTCTTGATGAGCATGGAGCGCTCTGCGATCTTGCGCTCTGCGAGATGTGTTAGTATGTGATGCGACTCAGTAGATGTGGTGTGCGCGCTTACCAGTCATGATCTCGACATTGTCGGAAGAGACGAGCTTGACCACCTGTGCGTCGGTGTTCTCGGTGGTAGACATAGTGTCGGTCGGTAGTGGTTGTTGGTAATTTGTGTTGTTAGTTATTGTTGTGTGGAGGATTTGCGGCGGTGTGTGAGGTTGTTGTGGTGGTCGGGCGGTGGTGGATGTGCGTGATGAAGTTGTTGGAAGTCGGAGAGTGGGACAGTCTTAAGAAGAAGGCCGCTTCAAGCTAGTGAGCTCGTCGGAAAGGCAGCAGCACGCTCGGACCACGACGCACAAGCAGATTGACCAATCACAACACGCCCTTCCATCGAGCAAGTGAACATCTGCTCGCCTTGCTGCCTGAATACACTGTTTGCTGCGCATTCACCAAATAGACGTCAATGAGTAACGTGGCTTGTATTGTGGCGGGAGTGCGGGAAGCAGCAGACAGACAATCAGCCGCCAAGATGACGACAATGAGGGACAGGTCAGGTGTGACAGCGTCACGTGCTGCAAAGCAGAAACTACGGCGATGATGAGTAGCTTCTGTACACGTATGGAGGCAATTACTGACAAGCTACATTGCAGAGTGCAGTCACTAGGTAGCGCCTTCCTTTCAGACGCAGCAGCACGACGACAACAGCATAGGAGGTACATGTAGGACAAAGAATGTCCTCTGAGATCATGTCCCGCTACCCCTGCTGGCCTAGCGCCGAATCTCGCGTGTCAAACGACGACGCGTGCTCTCCTGTCTTGCTCGTGGACATTTGTTTCGTCTTTCACAACAATGAAAAGTGCCTCCGCCATCTCAGCGCATGTCCGACTGCATACGACTCCGACCCATGTTGGCGCCTTCTGAAGCACGCACAGTCTCAGCACCATGTGGCGCAGGCTTTACCTGGCGCTTGTGCTTGTTAGGCTGTACTTCGCGCTAAGTCCTAGCTACATACACCCTGACGAACACTTCCAAGGGCCGGAAGTCATTGCTGGTATGTTAGCTCCGTCTCCAACGATGTGTTGAAGCGTGCAATTGATGATGTGTGATAGGCGAAGTGTTTGGATATCCCATCTACAAGACTTGGGAATTCACATCATCCTATCCCATCCGAAGCATCTTTCCATTCTGGCTCGTGTACGGCTGGCCTTTGACTGTTCTGAAATGGATCTACGAAGGATTTGACTATGGCTCTGTGCCACCTGCAACGGCCTTCTATACTCTCCGCATACTGATGTTCCTGCTGAGCTTTGTCCTTGGTGACTGGGCCATCCATGAACTAGTGCATTCGGTCAAGGAACGCCGATGGGCGATTATGCTGGTTGCATCGTCCTATGTGACTTGGGCGTACCAGACGCATACATTCTCCAACAGCATTGAGACTCTGGTAGTGCTATGGTCACTGGTCCTGATCGGGAGGCTCCGAGACAACACCCTCGATACGCAGTCGATGGCATGCGCAGTGTTGGCATTTTTGGCTGTTCTTGGTGTCTTCAATCGCATCACATTTCCTGCCTTCCTGCTGCTTCCCTTGCTGCAGCTTCTGCCAGGACTATACAAGAAGCCACTACGTGTGCTAGTCATGCTGATTGCAGGCCTTCTGACGCTTACAATTGCCGTGACCATGGACACCGAATTCTACCAAGGCTACCGTCCACACCTCAGAGACATACACCGGACTGCAGTCATCACTCCGTGGAACAACTTCGCTTACAACACGGATAAGGCCAACCTAGCACAACATGGCCTTCATCCTTTCTGGCAGCACTTCGTAGCCAACCTCCCTCAACTCATTGGACCAGCTTTCCCTCTGGTATTCTTCTCCTCTTACCGCAACATCCTGTTCTGGTCGGCAATCATCGGGACCGCAGCCCTATCTTGCTTTCCGCACCAAGAAGCACGATTCCTGCTCCCAGCCGTACCCCTCCTACTCTCCAGTATCAAGGTTCCAAAGCAGGCTCTTCGCGTCTGGGCAGGAGTCTGGATCTTCTTCAACGTCCTTGCAGGCATTCTATTTGGCATCTACCACCAAGGCGGAGCCGTGCCGGCGCAGGTCTGGGTCGCGCAGCAAGAAAGTGTCGCCCAAGTCTTCTGGTGGAAGACCTACAGCCCGCCAAGGTGGCTGCTCGATGGCAGGAATGACGACGTAACGACCACAGACTTGATGGGCATGCCAGGGGCAGAAATGATGGGACAGGTGAAACAGAATGCCCAATGCGCTTCCTCAAGTACCACGACATTGCTTGTTGCACCGTTGAGCGCGACATTCCTGGATGCATACTCAGGCCCGGCGAAGACTGACGGAGATATTGATCTTGTGCTACTCTGGAATTACACGAGGCATATTGGTCTAGACGACCTCGACTTTGGCGATGATGGAGTCTGGCCGACATTACAGCGAGTGGTTGATAGGCGAGGACTCGGAGTTTGGCAAGCGACACGGAAGTGCTAGTGATGTTTATTATATGATACCCTTTAAGCATTTCTTCACTTGATAAATCATTCTTCTGGATTTCATTGGGATTTCGAACGATTGAGGTACACAGTCTCTGAGCGCTCTACTGCCTGTGATGCTCCATAATGTCGTCCAAAAAGGCTGTACACACTGCGGATACTGCGTTGGCCTCCCAGCAGGGCTCGCCATGCGCTATTGTCTGTACAACGATCTGCGAAGGCACTATACGGGGCTGCAGTAGGTCGGCCCCTTGGGCTGTCTGCTCCAAGTACGGCACCACTTGGTGCGGTCGGCGTTCCACGAAAGTCGACTTGTCCTCGTAGACACGAGTAGGATTGAAGCGAACAGTAGTCCTCGCAAAAGCAATCCGAACCCAACACTGAGCACAGCGCAGCAGTGCGTGCTCATCCAGCTGGCTCGCACGAGCCAAGAGCTCCTGGCAAGCACGATTCCCGAAGTCCCAGATACTTTCTCCGGTGGTGGTGACAGCTGAAGTGTCGGCGCCATATTCGAGTAGCATGGTGACTGCGGAAATGTTGCCAAATCTCACAGCATGATGAAGAGGAGTCTCGCCAAGCTGGCCACGCTCGTTGATGTTCGCGCCTCGTTGGAGCAGCGTTTCGATTTGGTCGGCAACGGCAACGTGATCCTGGGTGAAATCGCAATGAGCCAGTACTCCGCAAATGCTTTCGGCATCGTGGAAATCCGGTGAAGTACACTCGTTGTCGCGCCCAGCGTCGTTGAGCTGGCCAGAAGTCCGCAGAAATGTTGTCGGCATGTCTCTGAGCCATGCTATAAAGCCGTGTGGGTAGCCCGCCTCAGCCTCAATTCTTTCCCAGGTTTCACGTACGCCATTGCGGGACTCTGTGCTCAATCGCCGACTTTGTGGACATGCTTGCAATTGCTGCTGGCGTCGAGCCCTGCGTCCTTCGGGGTCTTGCAGCCGTGCTACTTTCGGCTTGTACCCGAAGATGTTATGCCAGTACTCTCGACAGGTGGACTTGCTGTCAATCTGTTAGAATCTCCTTGTGACCGTGCTGCAGTTGAGCCAGGGACATACCCCAGACCATCACCGTTTTCGTCCCTCAACGCATGAGGTATGTCATTGAACGTGATATCGGTGTGTATCACAAGGATGATGAGCAAAAGAGTCGTGTATGCTGTCCAGCGATACCTTGGACGACCACCCGCTCCAGCTGGAGGCTCTT
Above is a window of Fulvia fulva chromosome 6, complete sequence DNA encoding:
- a CDS encoding 60S ribosomal protein L2, which translates into the protein MGRVIRNQRKGRGSIFTANTRLNKTPAKFRTYDYAERHGYIRGVVKDIVHDAGRGAPLAKVVFRDPYRYKLHTETFIANEGMYTGQFIYAGKNASLTIGNVLPLGSVPEGTVVSNVEEKIGDRGALGRTSGNYVTVIGHNPDEGKTRVKLPSGAKKVVKSSVRGMIGIVAGGGRTDKPLMKASRAKHKFAVKRNSWPKTRGVAMNPVDHPHGGGNHQHIGKASTISRYAAQGQKAGLIAARRTGLLRGTQKTKD
- a CDS encoding GPI mannosyltransferase 4, translated to MWRRLYLALVLVRLYFALSPSYIHPDEHFQGPEVIAGEVFGYPIYKTWEFTSSYPIRSIFPFWLVYGWPLTVLKWIYEGFDYGSVPPATAFYTLRILMFLLSFVLGDWAIHELVHSVKERRWAIMLVASSYVTWAYQTHTFSNSIETLVVLWSLVLIGRLRDNTLDTQSMACAVLAFLAVLGVFNRITFPAFLLLPLLQLLPGLYKKPLRVLVMLIAGLLTLTIAVTMDTEFYQGYRPHLRDIHRTAVITPWNNFAYNTDKANLAQHGLHPFWQHFVANLPQLIGPAFPLVFFSSYRNILFWSAIIGTAALSCFPHQEARFLLPAVPLLLSSIKVPKQALRVWAGVWIFFNVLAGILFGIYHQGGAVPAQVWVAQQESVAQVFWWKTYSPPRWLLDGRNDDVTTTDLMGMPGAEMMGQVKQNAQCASSSTTTLLVAPLSATFLDAYSGPAKTDGDIDLVLLWNYTRHIGLDDLDFGDDGVWPTLQRVVDRRGLGVWQATRKC
- a CDS encoding E3 ubiquitin ligase complex SCF subunit sconC, encoding MSTTENTDAQVVKLVSSDNVEIMTERKIAERSMLIKNMIEDLGAPGEEPIPIMNVSEAVLRKVLEWCTHHKNDPAPSQDDDADSRKKTTDIEDWDQKFMQVDQEMLFEIILAANYMDIKALLDVGCKTVANMIKGKSPEEIRKTFNIQNDFTPEEEDQIRRENEWAEDR